Genomic window (Musa acuminata AAA Group cultivar baxijiao chromosome BXJ1-9, Cavendish_Baxijiao_AAA, whole genome shotgun sequence):
ATCATGGTGTTGCTTGTTTATTCCTTTTGATCAGAGAAAAGATAGAACATGACAAACAACCTTAGATGATTAATAGCATCATGCACCATCCATAAGTACTGTTGAACTAATGACTCGAAGCAAAAAGATGGCACACACTACAAGGTCATTTCGGCATCTTCCTGTGCCTTAATGTCCAGAATGAATCTACAACAACAAAAACTAAATGCTATAGGCTTAGCTTTGTGCCAGGCTCACCAAGGAGGGACTAAACCACTCTACTGAACGTGAAGCTTAAATGATTAGCAATTGCAAGTTATTTCAAGTTGCCTTAATTTGATCATCATCCATTCAAATCCAAAACCAGATTACCCTGTAGGCGTGCCGGCCATTCCAAGTAGTTCGATCTTATGACTCTGAGATTTGAGCCTATGACCACGTTCAACCCTCAATCTTTAATGCTACATACCCAAGAAATCATTTGGCCCTAAGAAAGTCCGCTCTTTCTTCAAGGCGATTAAAGAGTGCCTGCTATTTTATTAGTCGGTTCTTTCCTCAAGGCGATTAAAGAATACATGAGAAAGAAATGACACCTGAAACAGAGAGTCAAGCGAGCAGAAGCTTCCACTTCTCCGCAAGAAGTTGAACCTCCATAGACGTCTCCATGGCACCTTCCCCCATAGCAGCAAACAGAATCGCAATCAACCCAGAAAGGCATGCCTCGAACAGCCAAGAAGTAGAAAAAACAGCGGGGGCGCGAACAAACCTTGAAAGCCTCGCTAGCAACATAGATTGTCATGGCTACCGAGCACAAGCGAGATCGCACCACCCATCCGCCGCGTTCATCCACATCCCTCATCCGCTCCGCAGAAGCACGTCTTCTTCATGCCGGATCGATCCAGAACTCTGTTCTTTACAAGAAGGAAACCGATCCAGAATCGGTGTGCGGTCGGCTCGTCGATCGATTAACAGACACAACAAAACCCCTTGAATCTTGATCGACACAGAGGGTTTCGTCGTTGGTTCCCGTTCGTTATATTCAAAAAACATGTCAGGAGAAAGACAGGATTCAACCTTGAGAAGAAGGCGAAGCTGACGAACGAACGAACGCGGGATCAAAGGGCCGCTCTCCCTTAATCGCCGCGCCATCAGCTCCGCCGACGACGAAGCAAGAAGACGAGGCAGAGGTCGAACTAACCGCGtcctctctgtgtgtgtgtgcatatatatatatatatatatatatatatatattcttgatgtaatttttatttaaaaataaataaataatttaacagTTTGAGTAACCGTAGAAAAGGCGACCAAATACTAATATAAACGTATTGAAATATATAGGGAGAATAAATGTTCGTTTTATTATATATGGAGAGAGGTGGTGAGGGGTGGTTGGGTGGATGGCGAGAGAGATGGGGGAGGCCTACGCCGCCCAACTCGGCGGATTCAGTTGCAATGTATCCATCGGCGGCCACGCGACCTTCTCTCCTCGACTGTTGCGGTTTCCTCGGGGTTCCTACTCTTACCCCATCTTACACGGGCCCGTCATGTGATTGGAGAACAGCTGCGGGGCCCAGAGGATTCACACAGTGGGCGGGCACGTGCGAAGGGTTCGCAACCGAAACGGAAAAGGAAATTACTCGATGCCCGTCTCGATATGTATAGATGTTCGAGTATAGAAAACAGCAAAAAAGTATTTCTCGATGTTTTCTTGTTTTTAGTTTCCATGTCAGCCTAAAGTGCTGCAATTTCTCTGTTTAATGCAGAAAACATTTCGGATATCAGGTACAGTGTTTTTGGCAACACAAACAAAACCAGGTCAGCTTGATGTGCGGCACGGCATGTTTCAGCCGGCGGGGTCAAAGAAAGAACGCGAGCACTTCGGGCCGATGGGAAAGCCACGAGCAAGAGGAGACCCAAGAGGCGAAGCGAGCCCCCGCTTTCCTTTCTCCGCTGAGAGCAGGAAGAGAGAATGGCGGGCGACCGGAAGATCGGGGTGGCGCTGGACTTCTCCAGCAGCAGCAAGCGGGCGCTCCAGTGGGCCATCGACAACCTCCTCGACCCGGGCGAGACCCTCATCGTCCTCCACGTCGTGCGCCCTAAGTCGTTCTTCCATGGCGCCGGCTCCAAGCACTCCTCCGATGCTCGTCGTACGTACCATGCCCCCTTAATTCTCGTTTCAATCTGCACCGTCCTCTGAGAAATAGAATCGCTCCCGCTTACCATGTATCTGTGTGCGCATGCTCTGCAAATTGTTAGCTTTGATTCCTCTGACGGAGCGCCGGGAGCTGGATTTGTTGAAGAGCTACGATCTGGATGTCGATACGGACGTCCATGACATGCTCGAAGCCGCTTCCAAACAAAAGGAGGTCCCTCCTCTGATTTCTCATAAAAAAGACTGTTTCTTGTAGACATATGTTTCGATTTATATCTCGTCCCGGTGAAATGAATGGATCAGGCGAAGATCGTGATGAAGTTATACATGGGGGATGCTAGGGAGAAGCTGTGCGAAGCGGCGCAAGAGCTGAAGCTGGACTCGCTGGTCATGGGTTGCAGAGGTCTTACCCAGATTCAGAGGTAACATGATACATAGAGAAGCTTCCGCTTTTCCCGTGCAGTGCATCATACTCTTACTCCATATATTTGTTCGAATTCTGATAGCGTTTGGTTCACCATTTGTTGATTGCATCAGTTTTTGACCCCCCATAAACTGCGAAATTTGAGACGTAATAAACTGGTAAAAGCAATTTCCTTTGCCAGACGGATTTTCAATGAGCAAACAACGTTAAAGATCAAAAAGGATATTGATATATTGCAGCTGAAACCTGCTCGGAGCATTTATTAATTGGAGTTTCACCATGTGTATAGCTTTCAGACTTCTTCTGTTCCGTTTCTAAATGGTACCTGACTTTGATCTTAAAT
Coding sequences:
- the LOC135592453 gene encoding universal stress protein PHOS34-like; translated protein: MAGDRKIGVALDFSSSSKRALQWAIDNLLDPGETLIVLHVVRPKSFFHGAGSKHSSDARPLIPLTERRELDLLKSYDLDVDTDVHDMLEAASKQKEAKIVMKLYMGDAREKLCEAAQELKLDSLVMGCRGLTQIQRIFLGSVSNYVLSNVSCPVTVIKDTNFKRR